A section of the Bacillus sp. V2I10 genome encodes:
- the sdaAA gene encoding L-serine ammonia-lyase, iron-sulfur-dependent, subunit alpha, with protein sequence MEIRSMNELIEFCTQNQKTIGEVMLMMEIEKSGRDQETIIRMMEERLLKMQEAVESGKKDASAAPSGISGGDAVKMNNYVNQGNSLSGSYISDAMTFSLATSESNARMGVIVATPTAGAAGILPGVLFSLHKNDGTSYRDLVMGLFTASALGYVIANRSFISGAAGGCQAEVGSATAMAAGTIVELKGGTPKQVVNATAIALKSLLGLVCDPVAGLVEVPCIKRNVIGTSIAFSAADLSLAGVESRIPCDEVIEAMYKIGKEMPRTLRETALGGLAMTETGKKVKEKLFSKRS encoded by the coding sequence ATGGAAATTCGGTCAATGAACGAGCTGATTGAATTTTGTACACAAAACCAGAAAACGATTGGTGAAGTCATGTTGATGATGGAGATAGAAAAATCGGGGAGAGATCAAGAGACGATCATCCGCATGATGGAAGAACGGTTACTTAAAATGCAGGAAGCTGTTGAGAGCGGTAAAAAAGATGCCTCAGCTGCACCTAGTGGTATTTCTGGCGGTGATGCCGTTAAAATGAACAATTACGTGAATCAAGGTAACTCACTTTCAGGAAGTTATATAAGCGATGCGATGACTTTCTCACTGGCGACATCTGAAAGCAATGCAAGAATGGGAGTCATTGTGGCCACTCCGACAGCAGGAGCGGCCGGTATTTTACCCGGAGTATTGTTTTCGCTTCACAAAAATGACGGAACTTCCTACAGAGACTTAGTCATGGGATTGTTTACAGCAAGTGCTCTTGGGTATGTCATTGCCAACCGGTCCTTTATATCAGGAGCAGCAGGAGGATGCCAAGCAGAGGTCGGTTCTGCAACAGCGATGGCGGCAGGGACCATAGTTGAGTTAAAAGGCGGCACCCCAAAACAAGTGGTGAATGCAACAGCAATTGCTTTGAAATCACTGTTAGGTCTCGTTTGTGATCCAGTTGCAGGGCTTGTTGAAGTACCTTGCATTAAGCGGAATGTGATTGGTACATCCATTGCCTTTTCTGCAGCTGATTTATCTCTCGCAGGAGTGGAAAGCCGCATTCCATGTGATGAAGTCATTGAAGCCATGTACAAGATTGGAAAAGAAATGCCTCGAACACTTAGAGAAACAGCACTTGGTGGTCTTGCAATGACAGAAACAGGTAAAAAGGTAAAAGAAAAATTATTTAGCAAGAGATCTTAA
- a CDS encoding IDEAL domain-containing protein has translation MERNLLNIPPQPEVNVTDSEFAEMVLNKALRNFRKEQIRKEIDQSLQDRNKEEFLRLTEKLKNIS, from the coding sequence ATGGAAAGGAATTTGCTTAACATACCACCACAACCCGAAGTAAACGTCACGGATTCTGAATTTGCTGAAATGGTGTTAAACAAAGCCCTTCGTAATTTCCGAAAAGAGCAAATCCGAAAAGAGATTGACCAGTCATTACAGGATCGAAACAAAGAAGAATTCCTACGATTAACAGAGAAATTGAAAAATATTTCTTAA
- the gcvT gene encoding glycine cleavage system aminomethyltransferase GcvT, translated as MSIVTGLKRTPLFETYEKYGAKVIDFGGWELPVQFSSILEEHEAVRKEAGLFDVSHMGEVLVEGKDAERFINYLVTNDVTKLSINQAQYTAMCYPFGGTVDDLLVYKLGNDKYLLVINAANIEKDYDWMKQHIKGDVTLHNMSSEIAQIAIQGPKAEAILQKLTDINLSGIHVFHFAQHVKLDGITEVLVSRTGYTGEDGFELYLAADKAPALWIKLLEAGKGTGLKPCGLGARDTLRFEARLALYGQELTKEISPLEAGIGFAVKTNKESNFIGKDILTAQKKEGLRRKIVGIEMTGRGIPRHGYKVFSEGAEAIGFITSGTHSPSLKKSLGLALVSAEYAEIGTQLKVEIRKRMVDAIVVKSPFYKKGY; from the coding sequence ATGAGTATTGTAACCGGATTGAAGCGAACACCGCTATTTGAAACATATGAAAAATACGGCGCAAAAGTCATTGATTTTGGAGGATGGGAACTGCCAGTACAGTTTTCAAGCATTTTAGAAGAGCATGAGGCCGTCCGAAAGGAAGCAGGACTTTTTGATGTCTCTCATATGGGGGAAGTGCTTGTTGAAGGTAAAGATGCGGAAAGGTTTATTAATTACCTTGTCACAAACGATGTAACAAAGCTTAGCATCAATCAAGCACAATATACCGCGATGTGTTATCCATTTGGCGGGACAGTTGATGATTTACTGGTCTACAAGCTGGGAAATGATAAATATTTACTCGTGATTAATGCAGCAAACATTGAGAAAGATTACGACTGGATGAAGCAGCATATAAAAGGAGATGTGACGCTTCATAATATGTCAAGTGAAATCGCGCAGATTGCTATTCAAGGCCCAAAGGCGGAAGCCATTTTACAAAAGCTAACGGATATCAATTTATCGGGAATTCATGTTTTCCACTTTGCTCAACATGTCAAACTGGATGGCATTACGGAGGTGCTTGTTTCCCGTACGGGATACACAGGGGAGGACGGCTTTGAGCTTTATTTAGCAGCGGATAAAGCGCCAGCACTTTGGATTAAGCTTCTAGAAGCAGGAAAAGGAACAGGTTTAAAGCCGTGTGGACTGGGTGCACGTGACACTCTTCGCTTTGAAGCACGTCTTGCTCTTTATGGTCAAGAGCTCACAAAAGAAATCAGCCCTCTTGAAGCTGGAATCGGTTTTGCTGTTAAAACGAACAAAGAAAGTAATTTTATCGGCAAAGACATACTTACAGCACAAAAAAAAGAAGGATTAAGAAGAAAAATAGTTGGAATTGAAATGACAGGAAGGGGCATTCCTCGTCACGGTTACAAAGTGTTTTCTGAAGGGGCAGAGGCAATAGGTTTTATTACATCCGGAACCCATTCACCGTCTTTAAAGAAAAGCTTGGGTCTCGCACTTGTATCAGCAGAATATGCTGAAATAGGAACGCAACTTAAAGTAGAAATACGTAAGCGGATGGTCGATGCTATTGTGGTAAAATCACCGTTCT
- the glyA gene encoding serine hydroxymethyltransferase: MSLQNYDSEIYNAMESERERQHNTLELIASENFVSKEVMEAMGSVLTNKYAEGYPGKRYYGGCEYVDVAEQKAIERLTKLFGAKYANVQPHSGAQANLAVFYALLQPNDKVMGMNLSHGGHLTHGSPVSISGKWFDIVSYGVREDTHLIDYDELEAIAKKEKPKLIIAGTSAYPRTIDFARFKEIADQVGAKLMVDMAHIAGLVAAGLHPSPIPYADVVTSTTHKTLRGPRGGIILTNDEDMIKKINKAVFPGIQGGPLMHIIAAKAVSFKEALEPSFMIYAKQIIENAAILGSTLRKEGAVLVSGGTDNHIVLLDVRPWNLTGKVAERLLEAAGITVNKNTIPYDTENPFVTSGIRMGTAALTTRGMKQEEMVKIGEVIAAVLKSKGDTVVLEKAKETTKAICNGYPLFQQPITV; encoded by the coding sequence ATGAGTCTGCAAAACTATGATTCAGAGATTTATAATGCCATGGAAAGTGAAAGAGAAAGACAACATAATACGTTAGAATTAATCGCATCAGAAAACTTCGTGAGTAAAGAGGTAATGGAAGCCATGGGGTCTGTCCTCACTAATAAGTATGCAGAAGGTTATCCTGGGAAGCGTTACTATGGCGGGTGCGAATATGTGGATGTGGCAGAACAAAAAGCGATTGAACGTCTAACCAAGCTTTTTGGTGCCAAGTATGCAAATGTACAGCCGCACTCAGGTGCACAAGCAAATCTAGCTGTTTTTTATGCACTGCTTCAGCCTAACGATAAAGTGATGGGGATGAATCTTTCACATGGTGGACACTTAACACATGGAAGTCCCGTCAGCATCTCTGGGAAGTGGTTTGATATTGTGTCTTATGGTGTGAGAGAAGATACTCACTTGATAGATTATGATGAGCTTGAAGCAATCGCGAAAAAAGAAAAACCAAAATTGATTATTGCGGGGACAAGTGCCTACCCAAGAACGATAGATTTTGCACGTTTTAAAGAAATTGCAGATCAAGTTGGTGCTAAACTGATGGTGGATATGGCACATATTGCCGGGCTTGTGGCAGCAGGTCTTCATCCATCGCCCATCCCATATGCAGATGTGGTGACAAGCACCACGCACAAAACATTGCGCGGTCCACGCGGCGGAATCATTTTAACAAATGATGAAGACATGATAAAGAAAATAAATAAAGCTGTATTCCCAGGGATTCAAGGGGGGCCTCTCATGCACATTATTGCGGCAAAGGCGGTTTCCTTTAAAGAAGCCTTGGAACCGAGCTTTATGATCTATGCTAAACAAATCATTGAAAACGCAGCAATACTTGGCTCAACTTTAAGGAAAGAAGGCGCGGTTCTTGTCTCGGGTGGAACGGACAACCATATCGTTCTATTAGACGTTCGTCCTTGGAATTTAACTGGAAAAGTAGCAGAGAGATTACTAGAAGCAGCCGGTATTACAGTCAACAAAAACACGATTCCCTATGATACTGAAAACCCATTTGTCACAAGCGGCATCCGAATGGGAACAGCAGCTTTAACGACACGCGGTATGAAGCAGGAAGAAATGGTTAAAATCGGAGAAGTGATCGCAGCTGTTTTAAAGAGTAAAGGAGATACAGTCGTGTTAGAAAAAGCAAAAGAAACAACAAAAGCGATTTGTAACGGATATCCATTGTTTCAACAGCCTATAACGGTCTAA
- a CDS encoding serine dehydratase beta chain yields MEFQSCFDIIGPIMVGPSSSHTAGVVSIGKFIHELLGGCPEEANIVFYDSFAETYQGHGTDKALLGGLLGMDTDDSRIKYAIEQTIEYGLYYEIQFEDSCPYFEHPNTTVITAKRGKWLVKVGGASLGGGLSKIFMIDDKMFDIRLSTSDDFSLLAARYHPYVVKKASLEGA; encoded by the coding sequence ATGGAATTTCAAAGTTGTTTTGACATTATCGGCCCTATCATGGTAGGGCCGTCTAGTTCTCATACTGCTGGTGTTGTATCGATTGGGAAGTTCATTCATGAACTATTAGGTGGTTGCCCGGAAGAGGCGAACATTGTTTTCTACGATTCATTTGCAGAAACCTATCAAGGTCACGGAACAGATAAAGCCCTTCTTGGCGGATTGCTAGGCATGGATACAGATGACTCTAGGATTAAATATGCCATTGAGCAAACTATAGAATATGGACTATATTACGAAATTCAGTTTGAAGACAGCTGCCCTTATTTTGAACATCCGAATACAACGGTCATTACGGCGAAACGAGGGAAATGGCTGGTAAAAGTAGGTGGTGCCTCCCTTGGGGGCGGCTTATCCAAAATCTTTATGATTGACGATAAAATGTTTGATATTCGTTTAAGCACTAGCGATGACTTTTCGCTACTCGCAGCACGCTATCACCCATATGTGGTGAAAAAAGCGTCGTTAGAGGGTGCATGA